In Bacteroidales bacterium, a genomic segment contains:
- the proB gene encoding glutamate 5-kinase, giving the protein MTHRKYLKDKKKIVVKVGTSLLAYENGKINLQRMEKLARVLADLSNSGREVVLVSSGAVGVGVGMIGLDKKPENLVQKQALAAIGQVGLIRLYQKFFDEYNLTVAQVLLTRDGIENSLRRKNARNTLNKLIEMGIIPVVNENDTVSTDEIEFGDNDTLSAAVATLIQADLLLILTDTDGVFTADPHIHRSAQKVPKVMKASEDLKDIVLEGSSKMGSGGMASKIAAAELCREHNVDVVIADGADPSTIMAVLEGKDLGTFFVSDATQMAG; this is encoded by the coding sequence ATGACACACAGAAAATATTTAAAGGATAAAAAGAAAATTGTAGTCAAGGTGGGTACCAGCCTGCTGGCCTACGAGAATGGAAAAATTAACCTGCAGCGGATGGAAAAACTGGCCAGGGTCCTGGCAGATCTGAGCAACAGCGGCAGAGAGGTGGTACTGGTCTCCTCAGGAGCAGTTGGAGTCGGTGTGGGTATGATCGGCCTGGACAAAAAACCTGAGAATCTGGTACAAAAGCAGGCCCTGGCCGCTATCGGACAGGTGGGCCTGATCCGCTTGTACCAGAAATTTTTCGATGAATACAATCTGACGGTGGCCCAGGTGCTCCTGACCCGGGATGGCATAGAGAACAGCCTGCGCAGGAAAAATGCCAGGAACACCCTGAACAAGCTGATCGAAATGGGAATTATCCCGGTGGTCAATGAGAATGATACGGTCAGTACCGATGAGATTGAATTCGGCGACAACGATACCCTTTCTGCGGCGGTGGCCACCCTGATCCAGGCCGATCTTTTACTGATTCTTACCGATACCGACGGGGTATTTACCGCCGATCCGCATATTCACCGTTCGGCTCAGAAGGTGCCCAAGGTGATGAAGGCCAGTGAAGACCTGAAGGATATCGTCCTGGAGGGTTCCTCGAAAATGGGATCCGGGGGCATGGCCTCCAAGATAGCTGCAGCAGAACTCTGCCGTGAGCACAACGTGGATGTGGTTATCGCCGATGGTGCCGATCCTTCCACCATCATGGCTGTGCTGGAAGGAAAGGACCTGGGAACCTTCTTTGTTTCCGATGCCACTCAGATGGCCGGGTGA
- the argH gene encoding argininosuccinate lyase, translating into MRLWDKEISTEERILAFTTGKDPVYDLELAPHDILGSMAHSIMLAETGMLEKEEAERILAALDRLYGEAREGVLKLDPGVEDIHSQVEMVLTRELGDIGKKIHTGRSRNDQVMVDVKLFLRDQIREIVGMTLNLARTLLSQAGTYKNVLMPGYTHMQVAMPSSFGLWFGAYAEALADDMTYLQGIYTVINQNPLGSAAGFGSSFPVDRKLTTSLLEFDELHISSVNAQMNRGKTEWYVGTGIGALASTVGRLAMDAVLFMGQNFRFISLPPELTTGSSIMPHKKNPDVLELLRARCNRLSVVATEISAVTGNLISGYHRDFQLLKEILHPSLEELRNCLDMMRYVVECMEVNPDILDEDTYQYIYSVEEVNKKVQAGIPFRDAYRQVASEIDRGRYRPGRDHAYTHLGSIGNPGLAEIKVKLEKAYGGFHFVNSEQLVQRLSNYYRKT; encoded by the coding sequence ATGAGACTTTGGGACAAAGAAATATCCACCGAAGAGCGTATCCTGGCTTTTACCACAGGCAAAGATCCGGTTTATGATCTGGAACTGGCTCCCCATGATATCCTGGGCTCCATGGCCCATTCCATCATGTTGGCCGAAACAGGAATGTTAGAAAAAGAGGAGGCAGAGAGGATTCTGGCTGCGTTGGACCGGCTCTATGGCGAAGCCAGGGAAGGTGTTTTAAAGCTGGATCCCGGGGTGGAGGATATTCATTCCCAGGTGGAGATGGTTTTGACCAGGGAATTGGGCGATATAGGAAAGAAAATCCATACGGGACGCTCCAGAAACGATCAGGTCATGGTCGATGTGAAACTTTTCCTGCGTGATCAGATCAGGGAGATCGTTGGGATGACCCTGAATCTGGCCCGGACCTTGCTTAGCCAGGCTGGAACCTATAAAAATGTCCTTATGCCGGGCTATACCCATATGCAGGTGGCCATGCCCTCCTCCTTTGGACTCTGGTTTGGTGCGTACGCAGAGGCCCTGGCCGATGATATGACCTACCTGCAGGGAATTTATACCGTGATCAATCAGAATCCCCTGGGTTCGGCGGCCGGCTTTGGCTCATCATTTCCCGTCGACCGGAAACTAACCACCAGTCTGCTGGAGTTTGACGAGTTGCATATCAGCTCGGTCAATGCCCAGATGAATCGTGGAAAGACCGAGTGGTATGTGGGAACCGGGATAGGGGCCCTGGCCTCTACCGTGGGACGGCTGGCCATGGATGCGGTACTCTTTATGGGACAGAATTTCCGGTTCATATCTCTGCCTCCGGAACTGACCACAGGCTCTTCCATCATGCCACATAAAAAGAATCCCGATGTGCTTGAATTGCTCAGGGCCAGGTGCAATCGTCTGAGCGTGGTGGCGACGGAGATTTCTGCAGTTACCGGCAACCTTATTTCCGGATACCACCGCGATTTTCAGTTGTTAAAAGAAATCCTTCATCCGTCCCTTGAAGAGCTAAGGAACTGTCTGGATATGATGCGCTATGTGGTGGAGTGTATGGAGGTAAACCCGGATATTCTGGATGAGGATACCTATCAATATATCTATTCGGTGGAGGAAGTAAATAAAAAAGTCCAGGCGGGCATTCCTTTCAGGGATGCATACCGGCAGGTGGCCTCTGAAATCGACAGGGGCCGCTACAGGCCCGGCCGGGACCATGCTTATACACACCTTGGAAGCATTGGGAATCCCGGATTGGCAGAGATCAAAGTAAAACTCGAAAAAGCATATGGAGGGTTTCACTTTGTAAACAGCGAGCAGCTTGTACAACGATTGAGCAATTATTACAGAAAGACATGA
- a CDS encoding M20/M25/M40 family metallo-hydrolase produces the protein MSGSFPYEELLMKMISIQAVSREEKLRSDFLETYMKGMGWQVKRIYNNLLIGETEAPGTTVLLNSHMDTVPPVEAWETDPFFPRVEGGKIVGLGSNDAGASVVTMMAAYNQMKELLEGHLNLVLLISAEEEVSGSRGISAVLPLLGEVDAVIVGEPTGLSPAVAERGLMVLDGEVFGKAGHAALNEGKNAIDEAIEDIRAIGQMEFPEQSKWLPGPGAQVTMISAGSSHNVVPDLCRFVVDVRSNDRYGNESLLKMIRSVCKARLTPRSTRLKPTGLDEDHFLMKAIHDSGLEPFGSSTLSDMALIPFPAIKMGPGESSRSHTAGEYILRSELEQGVAAYCRFLEHILV, from the coding sequence ATGAGTGGAAGTTTCCCATATGAAGAGCTTTTAATGAAGATGATCTCTATTCAGGCAGTGAGCCGTGAAGAGAAACTCCGCTCCGATTTTCTTGAGACATATATGAAAGGAATGGGGTGGCAGGTGAAACGTATATATAATAATCTGCTGATCGGAGAAACAGAGGCGCCTGGAACCACCGTCCTTCTGAATTCTCATATGGATACGGTTCCCCCGGTGGAAGCCTGGGAAACTGATCCTTTTTTTCCCCGGGTAGAGGGGGGTAAAATCGTTGGACTGGGGAGTAACGATGCAGGGGCATCGGTGGTGACCATGATGGCGGCTTATAATCAGATGAAGGAGTTGTTGGAGGGACATCTTAACCTGGTCTTACTGATTAGTGCAGAGGAAGAAGTTTCAGGATCCAGGGGGATTTCTGCAGTCTTACCCTTGCTTGGTGAAGTGGATGCTGTGATCGTAGGTGAACCTACCGGCCTGTCTCCTGCTGTGGCCGAACGGGGGTTGATGGTTCTGGATGGGGAGGTGTTTGGAAAGGCAGGCCATGCTGCACTCAATGAAGGAAAGAATGCCATCGATGAAGCTATAGAGGATATCAGAGCTATCGGGCAGATGGAATTTCCAGAACAGTCGAAATGGCTTCCCGGACCAGGAGCACAGGTGACCATGATTTCAGCAGGCAGCAGTCACAATGTGGTCCCTGATCTCTGTCGCTTTGTGGTTGATGTGAGAAGCAACGATCGTTATGGAAACGAAAGCTTACTAAAGATGATCCGGTCGGTCTGCAAAGCCAGGCTGACCCCACGGTCCACCAGGCTGAAGCCGACAGGACTGGACGAGGATCATTTTTTAATGAAGGCCATCCATGATAGCGGATTGGAGCCTTTTGGCTCATCCACCCTGTCTGATATGGCGCTGATCCCCTTTCCGGCTATAAAAATGGGTCCGGGCGAATCGTCACGTTCTCATACGGCGGGAGAGTATATTTTAAGGAGTGAACTGGAGCAGGGTGTGGCCGCTTATTGCCGCTTCCTGGAACATATTCTGGTATAA
- the proC gene encoding pyrroline-5-carboxylate reductase → MQRIGIIGAGNIGMAIAKGMIRHKLTAPSDLFLSRRRNDLLGEHKQNGFEITDNRKLVSRCDVVILAVLPAQAREVILELKELLAGEDKLLISVVSAVSIRELKDWSGKQAGVVRIMPNTAVEYGASMTCIAGEEEQAVNQVKSLFDPLGQTMIIKEQLMPAATILAACGIAFFLRFIRAVSQGGIQIGFHAGEAGRIAAQTALGAAELLMRTENHPETEIDRVTTPMGCTISGLNEMEHFGLSSAMIKGIVKSYSEISDLK, encoded by the coding sequence ATGCAAAGAATTGGAATCATTGGAGCTGGAAATATTGGAATGGCTATTGCGAAGGGTATGATCAGGCACAAGCTTACAGCCCCTTCGGATCTGTTCCTTTCAAGGAGGAGGAATGACTTACTGGGGGAACACAAGCAGAATGGTTTTGAAATCACTGATAACCGCAAGCTGGTGTCCCGCTGTGATGTTGTCATCCTGGCCGTTTTGCCCGCTCAGGCCAGAGAGGTAATCCTGGAGCTAAAGGAACTGTTAGCGGGAGAAGATAAGCTTCTCATAAGTGTAGTTTCTGCTGTAAGTATCAGGGAGCTAAAAGATTGGAGCGGAAAACAGGCAGGAGTAGTCAGGATCATGCCCAATACCGCGGTGGAATATGGAGCCAGCATGACCTGTATTGCCGGCGAAGAGGAGCAGGCCGTGAACCAGGTCAAATCCTTATTTGATCCTTTGGGACAGACTATGATAATCAAGGAGCAACTGATGCCTGCTGCCACCATTCTGGCAGCCTGTGGGATCGCCTTCTTCCTGCGTTTTATCCGGGCGGTGTCTCAGGGTGGAATCCAGATTGGCTTTCACGCCGGGGAGGCCGGCAGGATTGCCGCACAGACAGCCCTGGGTGCCGCCGAACTTCTGATGCGGACCGAAAACCATCCCGAGACCGAAATAGACCGGGTGACTACCCCCATGGGCTGCACCATCTCGGGTTTAAATGAAATGGAACACTTTGGATTAAGTTCGGCCATGATCAAGGGCATTGTTAAATCTTATTCGGAAATCAGCGATCTGAAATGA
- a CDS encoding argininosuccinate synthase encodes MEKKKVLLAFSGGLDTTFCAVHLARVEHMEVHSAIVNTGGFSDKDLEQIAAHAKKLKTASHQVLDVTADYYYRCIRYMIFGNTLRNRSYPLSVSSERTFQAIALVEHARKNGFNYIAHGSTAAGNDQVRFDLVIQVLAPEMKIITPIRDLKISREDEIDYLRKTGIDMNWSKVEYSVNKGIWGTSVGGKETLNSSEELPAEAFPTPVAKSGSEILSIGFEQGEPVSLNGHSMEPLGVIRELEILASPWGIGRDVHVGDTIIGIKGRVGFEAAAARMIIDAHLALEKHVLTRWQLHWKEQIGQWYGMFVHEAQYLEPVMRDLEAFLESSQKNVTGNATLRLRPYTFSVTGIESPFDLMSASFATYGEMNRAWTAEEVNGFTRILGNQQRIWYEVNGAVDLMK; translated from the coding sequence ATGGAGAAGAAAAAAGTACTTCTGGCCTTCAGTGGCGGGCTCGATACCACCTTTTGTGCCGTCCATCTGGCCAGAGTAGAGCATATGGAAGTTCATTCGGCCATTGTGAATACCGGTGGATTTTCGGATAAGGATCTGGAACAGATTGCGGCGCATGCGAAAAAACTGAAGACGGCCTCCCACCAGGTTCTGGATGTAACAGCCGATTATTACTACCGTTGTATCCGGTATATGATTTTTGGAAATACACTTAGAAACAGGAGCTATCCCCTGTCGGTAAGTTCCGAGCGCACCTTTCAGGCTATTGCCCTGGTGGAGCACGCCAGGAAAAACGGGTTTAATTATATTGCCCACGGATCCACGGCTGCAGGAAACGACCAGGTACGATTCGACCTGGTGATCCAGGTGCTGGCGCCCGAGATGAAGATCATAACCCCCATCAGAGATCTGAAAATTTCCCGGGAGGACGAGATCGATTACTTGAGAAAGACCGGCATTGATATGAACTGGAGCAAAGTGGAATACTCTGTCAATAAAGGGATCTGGGGAACCAGCGTGGGAGGAAAGGAGACTTTGAACTCCTCGGAGGAACTTCCTGCAGAAGCATTTCCAACTCCTGTGGCAAAGTCAGGTTCAGAAATACTGAGCATCGGATTTGAGCAGGGCGAGCCTGTCAGTCTGAACGGCCATTCCATGGAGCCGCTGGGGGTCATCCGAGAGCTTGAAATATTAGCTTCCCCCTGGGGGATAGGCAGAGATGTGCATGTGGGTGATACCATCATAGGGATCAAGGGACGTGTGGGATTCGAAGCTGCTGCCGCGCGGATGATTATTGATGCGCACCTGGCACTTGAAAAGCATGTGCTTACTCGCTGGCAATTGCACTGGAAAGAACAGATCGGACAATGGTACGGGATGTTTGTTCATGAGGCCCAATACCTGGAACCGGTGATGCGCGACCTGGAGGCTTTTCTGGAATCCTCTCAAAAAAATGTGACCGGAAACGCTACACTCAGACTCAGGCCTTACACTTTTTCTGTGACTGGTATAGAGAGCCCTTTCGACCTGATGAGTGCTTCTTTTGCCACTTACGGGGAAATGAACAGAGCCTGGACAGCCGAAGAAGTCAACGGGTTTACCAGGATTCTGGGGAATCAGCAAAGAATCTGGTATGAGGTAAATGGAGCCGTTGATCTGATGAAATAG
- a CDS encoding GNAT family N-acetyltransferase has product MVKNIEISIASKLHLDYVPEIEEAIFQASLQKGTGIAVRGAEYLNEKIEEGKAVIALGDGGLWAGFCYIESWGHNKFVANSGLIVSSAFRGGGLASEIKKRALELSARLFPGAQLFGLTTSLAVMKINSGLGYQPVTFSELTDDDQFWKGCETCPYYDILVRTKRDDCLCTAMVMDPKKNKVNGKARTSGIKVIINHT; this is encoded by the coding sequence ATGGTAAAGAATATTGAGATAAGCATTGCCTCGAAATTGCACCTGGATTATGTTCCCGAGATTGAGGAAGCTATATTCCAGGCATCTCTTCAGAAGGGAACGGGTATTGCTGTCAGGGGCGCTGAATACCTGAATGAAAAGATAGAAGAAGGAAAGGCTGTTATTGCCCTGGGCGATGGGGGTTTATGGGCAGGTTTCTGTTATATTGAATCCTGGGGACATAACAAGTTTGTAGCCAACAGCGGACTTATTGTCTCTTCTGCTTTCAGGGGGGGCGGATTGGCCAGTGAGATCAAGAAGCGGGCCCTGGAACTTTCGGCCAGATTATTCCCGGGAGCACAACTTTTTGGGCTGACCACCAGCCTGGCAGTGATGAAAATCAACAGTGGACTGGGATACCAGCCAGTCACTTTCTCTGAGCTTACCGATGATGATCAGTTCTGGAAGGGCTGTGAAACCTGTCCATATTACGACATTCTGGTGCGTACCAAAAGGGACGATTGTCTGTGTACGGCCATGGTCATGGATCCTAAGAAGAATAAAGTTAATGGCAAGGCAAGGACCTCTGGAATTAAAGTGATTATTAACCATACCTGA
- a CDS encoding arginine repressor, giving the protein MKNRNERLMEIRRLIGSRNISSQDELARLLEKQGYALTQATLSRDLKYLRVAKMPDDQTGYVYILPDKEQVIEEAGKEARGLGGLVSLNFAQGLAILRTIPGHAGSIAYTIDNLDAYEIAGTIAGDDTILLVPRDGVSRSDLVNLLKLRMPGLMQGSSTQ; this is encoded by the coding sequence ATGAAAAACAGGAATGAGCGATTAATGGAGATTCGCAGGCTTATAGGAAGCAGGAATATTTCCAGTCAGGATGAGCTGGCCAGACTGCTTGAGAAGCAGGGTTATGCCCTGACCCAGGCGACCCTCTCCCGGGACCTGAAGTATCTGAGAGTGGCCAAAATGCCTGACGACCAGACGGGCTATGTGTATATACTTCCTGATAAGGAGCAGGTGATAGAAGAGGCCGGCAAGGAGGCCCGGGGACTGGGCGGACTGGTTTCTCTTAATTTCGCACAGGGATTGGCAATTCTAAGAACCATTCCGGGACATGCCGGTAGTATTGCCTATACCATTGATAACCTGGATGCCTATGAAATTGCAGGAACCATAGCGGGTGATGATACCATTCTGTTGGTTCCGCGGGATGGAGTAAGCCGCTCCGATCTGGTGAATTTGTTAAAACTAAGGATGCCGGGCCTCATGCAGGGCTCTTCAACGCAATAA